One region of Parerythrobacter jejuensis genomic DNA includes:
- the dprA gene encoding DNA-processing protein DprA, whose product MSGLSQAEAFARIRLLRSPNIGPVSYAQLLARFGSADAALEGLPDLGKKGGRQYRPAKRERIEREVDAVRQAGAKYLFHDQPEYPSLLAEMAGAPPILTWRGNLDLAQKPCVAMVGARNASVAAIKLAREFANGLAGEGFTVVSGLARGIDGAAHEGAFPGTIGVIASGIDIAYPPQHADLQERIADEGLLLAEQPPGTEPRGSHFPSRNRIIAGLAAGTLVVEAAPKSGSLITARLAGEAGREVMAIPGSPLDARSQGCNQLIREGGMLVQSPGDVVELLSGFDGVPRSTFREAVAEEFAHAPDELAEAQPAEIATLLSTAPVAVDEIIRQSGESSASVQLALLELEISGQLIRHAGGRVSLAA is encoded by the coding sequence GTGAGCGGTCTTTCCCAGGCCGAGGCATTTGCGCGCATTCGCTTGCTACGCTCGCCCAATATCGGGCCGGTGTCCTATGCCCAATTGCTAGCGCGTTTCGGATCAGCTGATGCTGCTCTGGAGGGGCTGCCGGATCTGGGCAAGAAGGGTGGTCGGCAATACCGCCCAGCCAAGCGGGAACGGATCGAGCGCGAAGTTGACGCCGTGCGTCAGGCAGGCGCGAAATATCTGTTTCACGATCAACCGGAATATCCTTCGCTTCTGGCAGAAATGGCCGGAGCGCCCCCGATCCTGACCTGGCGTGGCAATCTGGATCTCGCCCAGAAGCCCTGCGTGGCGATGGTGGGGGCTCGCAATGCCTCTGTCGCTGCGATCAAGCTGGCGCGCGAATTTGCAAACGGTCTTGCTGGCGAGGGCTTTACAGTCGTTTCCGGGCTGGCCCGCGGTATCGACGGGGCGGCGCATGAAGGGGCGTTCCCCGGTACCATCGGGGTGATCGCAAGTGGCATCGATATTGCCTACCCGCCGCAGCATGCAGATTTGCAGGAGCGGATCGCTGACGAGGGCTTGCTGCTGGCAGAGCAACCGCCGGGCACCGAGCCACGCGGCAGCCACTTCCCAAGCCGGAACCGTATCATTGCTGGTCTCGCTGCGGGGACTCTGGTGGTCGAAGCAGCGCCCAAATCCGGTTCGCTCATCACCGCGCGTCTGGCTGGAGAGGCGGGACGCGAGGTCATGGCCATTCCTGGCAGCCCGTTGGATGCGCGATCCCAAGGGTGCAATCAGCTGATCCGCGAAGGGGGGATGCTGGTCCAATCGCCGGGCGATGTCGTCGAACTGCTATCGGGTTTCGATGGCGTACCGCGCTCTACTTTTCGGGAAGCCGTGGCAGAGGAATTCGCCCATGCACCCGACGAGTTGGCGGAGGCACAACCGGCAGAGATTGCCACGCTGCTTTCCACCGCGCCGGTTGCAGTCGACGAGATCATTCGCCAATCAGGCGAAAGCTCCGCATCTGTACAATTGGCCTTGCTGGAGCTGGAGATATCGGGGCAATTGATACGCCATGCCGGCGGCCGGGTATCGTTAGCCGCATAG
- a CDS encoding TauD/TfdA dioxygenase family protein has protein sequence MATTADKFDRETLDTGSLDIRPLTPAIGAEIHGIDLGQANVADSIAAIRAALLKYGVIFFRDQELTQERHIAFARHFGDLEVHPATPRDQPNPQVLRIAHGPNSRGQENNWHSDVTWREEPSLGSILLAREVPEVGGDTLFANMHLAYERLSPKMQQFCEGLIAVHDISRVFAKRLNKAPEDLHEKYPPMRHPVIRTHPETGERVIYVNTAFTSHIEGLSAAESRWLLDHLFATAKDVEIQCRFRWQAGSIAFWDNRVCQHLAVSDYFPARRVMERVTIAGDKPFFRAN, from the coding sequence ATGGCCACCACAGCCGACAAGTTTGATCGTGAAACGCTGGATACGGGATCGCTCGACATCCGGCCTTTGACGCCGGCCATCGGGGCCGAGATACATGGTATCGACCTGGGCCAGGCCAATGTCGCCGACAGCATTGCGGCGATCCGTGCGGCGCTGCTGAAATATGGTGTGATCTTCTTCCGTGATCAGGAACTCACACAGGAACGGCATATCGCCTTCGCGCGCCATTTCGGCGATCTGGAGGTTCATCCTGCGACGCCGAGGGATCAACCCAATCCCCAAGTTCTAAGGATCGCGCACGGGCCGAACAGCCGGGGCCAGGAAAACAACTGGCATTCGGACGTGACCTGGCGTGAAGAGCCCTCGCTCGGTTCGATCCTGCTCGCGCGTGAAGTCCCCGAAGTCGGCGGCGATACGCTGTTTGCGAACATGCACCTCGCCTACGAGCGCCTGAGCCCCAAAATGCAGCAATTCTGCGAAGGTCTGATCGCGGTGCATGACATTTCCCGGGTCTTCGCCAAGCGTTTGAACAAGGCGCCAGAGGATCTGCACGAGAAATACCCGCCAATGCGGCACCCGGTCATCCGCACCCACCCCGAGACCGGTGAGCGTGTGATCTACGTCAATACGGCTTTCACCAGCCATATCGAGGGGCTCTCGGCAGCCGAAAGCCGTTGGCTGCTCGATCACTTATTCGCGACCGCGAAGGACGTGGAAATCCAGTGTCGTTTCCGATGGCAGGCCGGTTCGATCGCTTTTTGGGACAACCGCGTGTGCCAACATCTCGCAGTGAGCGACTATTTCCCGGCGCGCCGTGTGATGGAACGTGTGACGATTGCCGGCGACAAGCCGTTTTTCCGGGCCAATTGA
- the murI gene encoding glutamate racemase codes for MAQSVDPTAPILILDSGLGGLTVLGEIRQILPTASLIYAADYAGLPYGTKSEAEVAARVCGLLGRMSERYKPRAICIACNTASTIALEMVRDVLEVPIVGTVPAIKPAAAITRTGTIGLLGTAATIRQPYVDRLEADFAADKRLVRHAAPGLVDLAEAKLRGDAVDPMAIRSEVSGLLEADGASDIDTVVLACTHFPLLEAELAEVFGPEVQFVHGAAGIARRMATVVHGQQFAPPPHHRAVTTGEVARLHGLAPLFARFGFETIEQF; via the coding sequence ATGGCCCAATCTGTCGATCCGACTGCCCCGATCCTGATCCTTGATTCAGGGCTTGGTGGCCTGACTGTTCTTGGCGAAATCCGCCAGATTCTGCCCACTGCGTCGCTCATCTACGCCGCCGACTATGCCGGTCTGCCCTATGGCACCAAATCGGAGGCAGAGGTGGCCGCGCGGGTCTGTGGCTTGCTTGGACGGATGAGCGAGCGTTACAAGCCGCGCGCGATTTGCATCGCCTGCAACACCGCCAGCACAATCGCGCTCGAAATGGTGCGCGACGTGCTGGAGGTGCCGATTGTCGGCACTGTGCCGGCCATAAAACCTGCCGCTGCGATAACCCGAACCGGCACCATCGGATTGCTGGGCACAGCGGCCACCATCCGCCAACCCTATGTCGATCGACTGGAAGCAGATTTCGCAGCTGACAAGCGGCTCGTCCGGCATGCTGCCCCCGGGCTGGTCGACCTGGCCGAGGCGAAACTGCGCGGCGATGCGGTCGATCCAATGGCCATTCGCAGCGAAGTTTCAGGGTTGCTGGAAGCCGATGGCGCTAGCGATATCGATACTGTCGTTCTAGCCTGCACCCACTTCCCGCTTCTCGAAGCAGAGCTGGCAGAAGTCTTCGGGCCTGAAGTCCAGTTCGTGCACGGTGCCGCGGGTATCGCACGGCGGATGGCCACCGTCGTGCACGGGCAGCAGTTTGCCCCGCCACCCCATCACCGCGCTGTCACCACCGGAGAGGTTGCGCGCTTGCATGGTCTTGCGCCGCTCTTCGCCCGTTTCGGCTTCGAGACGATAGAGCAATTCTAG
- the hemA gene encoding 5-aminolevulinate synthase, translating into MNYDQIFDQAIDRLHAEGRYRVFIDILRNKGAYPNARCFHGHNGPKPITVWCSNDYLAMGQHPKVIEAMEEALHDVGAGSGGTRNIGGNTHYHVELEEELADLHGKESALLFTSGYVSNDATLSTLAKLLPGCVIFSDELNHASMIAGIRNSGCPKRVFRHNDLEHLEELLAAEDPDTPKVIAFESVYSMDGDVAPIHAICDLAERYNALTYIDEVHAVGMYGDHGGGISERDEAAHRIDIIEGTMGKAFGVMGGYIAADTKIVDCIRSYAPGFIFTTSLSPALVAGVLASVKHLKASSEERDAQQANAAMLKQKFRDAGLPVMDSTTHIVPLMVGDPVRAKKISDILLAEYGVYVQPINFPTVPRGTERLRFTPGPAHSEAMMAELTEALVEIWDRMELELQRAA; encoded by the coding sequence ATGAATTACGACCAGATCTTCGACCAAGCGATCGACCGGCTCCATGCCGAAGGACGCTACAGGGTCTTCATCGACATCCTGCGCAACAAGGGCGCTTACCCCAATGCGCGGTGTTTCCACGGCCATAACGGCCCCAAACCGATCACGGTCTGGTGCTCGAACGATTACCTCGCAATGGGCCAACACCCCAAAGTTATCGAAGCGATGGAAGAGGCGCTACACGATGTCGGCGCCGGTTCTGGCGGCACCCGCAATATCGGTGGCAACACCCACTACCATGTCGAGCTGGAAGAAGAGCTTGCCGATCTCCACGGCAAAGAAAGCGCGCTGCTGTTCACCAGCGGCTATGTCTCCAACGACGCGACGCTTTCCACGCTTGCCAAATTGCTTCCGGGCTGCGTGATTTTCTCCGACGAGCTTAACCACGCCAGCATGATCGCCGGCATCCGCAATTCCGGCTGCCCCAAACGCGTGTTCCGGCATAACGACTTGGAGCATCTGGAAGAGCTGCTTGCCGCAGAAGACCCGGACACGCCCAAGGTCATCGCGTTTGAAAGCGTGTATTCGATGGATGGCGATGTCGCCCCGATCCACGCAATCTGCGATCTGGCAGAGCGATACAACGCCCTCACCTATATCGACGAGGTCCATGCGGTTGGCATGTATGGCGATCATGGCGGGGGTATTAGCGAACGGGACGAAGCCGCCCACCGGATCGACATTATCGAAGGTACGATGGGCAAGGCGTTCGGCGTGATGGGCGGTTATATCGCAGCCGATACCAAAATCGTCGATTGCATCCGTTCTTACGCACCCGGCTTCATTTTCACGACTTCGCTCAGCCCCGCGCTGGTTGCAGGCGTTCTGGCCTCGGTAAAGCATCTCAAGGCATCAAGCGAAGAGCGTGATGCCCAGCAGGCCAACGCAGCCATGCTGAAACAGAAATTCCGCGACGCAGGCCTGCCGGTGATGGACAGCACAACCCACATCGTGCCGCTCATGGTCGGCGATCCGGTTCGCGCCAAGAAGATCAGCGATATCCTGCTCGCAGAATACGGCGTCTACGTGCAGCCAATCAATTTCCCCACCGTCCCGCGCGGCACAGAGCGGCTACGCTTCACGCCCGGCCCTGCCCACAGTGAAGCCATGATGGCCGAGCTGACAGAGGCACTGGTCGAAATCTGGGACCGGATGGAACTGGAATTACAACGGGCGGCATAA
- a CDS encoding putative bifunctional diguanylate cyclase/phosphodiesterase → MSVRSLFQGKSPRNGESGTAKNQGDVITRKDTARRLEVLEDIEQAGIGWIWASDAEGRLIYLTDGALEKLDRQSGDVLGQKIVELFETDPDNPDGGTSRPLNFQLKAHNKLSDLVVRFALEKSRHEVKQTWWSITAHPKFDDAGNFQGYRGNAKDITVEYERKLIDTKLAEYDSLTGLANRHYMNKRLENVLAAYKTAKRACALLMLDLDKFKQVNDTMGHPAGDAVLVQAAERLRSIIGDRGEVGRLGGDEFQIIIPDIDDRGTLGEIAEKIIKIVSQPYPVEDDKRAVIGTSVGIAVAPYDGVEREELVKASDLALYAAKNGGRGQYRFYNSDLKDEEEERQALLDDLRLALAAGELELHYQPVVSITDNTVVCMEALMRWQHEERGFVSPDVFIPVAEDSDLINQMGEWALRQACNDAKEWPSTVRVAVNVSAVQFANKGLPEIVANALAHTGLSADRLELELTESVFLGDTDATEETFKTLKGLGIRLALDDFGTGYSSLSYLRSAPFDKIKVDRSFVDSCTEEEQNSAKIIAAIVGLSNALSMETTVEGVEAFDQLEVVRSKGATLVQGWLYAKAMPQEKVLKQIDSGSFKIEPEGPDRHRQERRSVFRRIGVIHEDHRYNAVMRDLSTKGSRIEGLAGVPTGTPLVLDLGAGQLVVCEVRRSTDAIIAVEFETPLVSDGAGGLVTRHRVSPYALAAAGMPLTSLPNGSYPLQQMHGASTSKPQFLEVQVGNG, encoded by the coding sequence ATGTCTGTTCGTAGCCTGTTCCAGGGCAAATCGCCCCGAAATGGCGAAAGTGGCACCGCCAAGAATCAAGGCGATGTCATCACCCGCAAGGACACAGCCCGCCGGCTCGAAGTCCTTGAGGATATCGAACAAGCAGGAATTGGCTGGATCTGGGCGAGCGATGCCGAAGGCCGGCTGATCTATCTCACTGACGGCGCGCTCGAGAAGTTGGACAGGCAATCTGGCGATGTTCTGGGCCAGAAGATTGTCGAACTGTTTGAAACCGACCCCGATAATCCGGATGGCGGCACATCACGTCCGCTCAATTTCCAGCTCAAGGCGCATAACAAGCTGAGTGATCTGGTCGTCCGGTTCGCACTCGAAAAATCGCGCCACGAAGTGAAGCAGACCTGGTGGTCGATCACCGCGCATCCCAAATTCGATGATGCCGGAAATTTCCAGGGCTATCGCGGCAACGCCAAAGACATCACCGTCGAGTATGAGCGTAAACTGATCGACACCAAACTGGCCGAATATGACTCGCTTACCGGCCTCGCCAATCGCCACTATATGAACAAGCGGCTTGAGAATGTTCTCGCTGCTTACAAAACCGCCAAACGCGCCTGTGCACTGCTGATGCTGGATTTGGACAAGTTCAAGCAGGTCAATGACACGATGGGGCACCCGGCAGGCGACGCCGTTCTGGTGCAGGCTGCCGAGCGGCTCAGATCGATTATCGGAGACCGCGGTGAAGTCGGGCGCCTGGGCGGCGACGAATTCCAGATCATCATTCCCGACATCGACGATCGCGGGACGTTGGGCGAGATTGCCGAGAAGATCATCAAGATCGTCTCGCAACCCTACCCCGTTGAAGACGACAAGCGGGCGGTAATCGGTACCTCGGTCGGTATCGCAGTCGCGCCCTATGACGGGGTCGAACGCGAGGAGCTGGTCAAGGCATCGGATCTCGCATTGTACGCTGCCAAAAATGGCGGCCGCGGACAATATCGCTTCTACAATTCCGACCTCAAGGATGAAGAGGAAGAGCGCCAGGCCCTGCTTGACGACTTGCGGCTCGCCCTCGCCGCTGGCGAGCTTGAGCTCCACTACCAACCTGTGGTTTCGATTACCGACAACACCGTTGTGTGCATGGAAGCCCTGATGCGCTGGCAGCATGAGGAACGCGGCTTTGTCAGCCCCGATGTTTTCATTCCGGTTGCCGAAGATTCCGATCTTATCAATCAGATGGGCGAATGGGCCCTGCGCCAGGCATGTAACGACGCCAAGGAATGGCCTTCGACGGTCAGGGTCGCGGTCAATGTCTCGGCGGTCCAGTTTGCGAATAAGGGGCTTCCGGAAATCGTCGCCAATGCATTGGCGCACACCGGGCTCTCGGCAGACCGCCTCGAACTCGAGCTGACCGAAAGTGTGTTTCTGGGCGACACTGACGCCACCGAGGAGACTTTCAAGACCCTCAAGGGCCTGGGTATTCGCCTGGCACTCGACGATTTCGGCACCGGTTATTCGTCACTCAGCTATCTGCGATCTGCCCCGTTCGACAAGATCAAGGTCGATCGCAGCTTCGTCGATTCCTGTACCGAAGAAGAACAAAACAGCGCCAAGATCATTGCGGCTATTGTCGGTCTTTCCAATGCATTGAGCATGGAGACAACCGTCGAAGGCGTAGAAGCATTTGACCAGCTCGAGGTGGTCCGCTCCAAAGGGGCAACGCTGGTGCAAGGCTGGCTCTATGCCAAGGCCATGCCGCAGGAAAAAGTGCTGAAGCAGATCGATTCCGGATCCTTCAAGATCGAGCCCGAAGGCCCCGATCGCCACCGTCAGGAACGTCGCTCGGTGTTCCGCCGGATCGGGGTGATCCACGAAGATCACCGCTACAACGCTGTCATGCGCGACTTGTCGACCAAGGGCTCTCGCATCGAAGGCCTCGCCGGTGTTCCCACCGGTACCCCGCTCGTGCTCGATTTGGGCGCAGGCCAGCTGGTCGTTTGCGAAGTGCGTCGCTCGACCGATGCCATTATCGCAGTGGAATTTGAAACGCCGCTGGTCAGTGATGGTGCGGGTGGGCTCGTGACCCGCCACCGGGTATCGCCCTATGCGCTTGCGGCCGCAGGCATGCCACTGACGTCTCTTCCCAATGGCAGCTATCCGCTGCAACAAATGCATGGCGCATCCACATCCAAGCCGCAATTCCTCGAAGTCCAGGTCGGCAACGGATAG
- the plsY gene encoding glycerol-3-phosphate 1-O-acyltransferase PlsY, whose translation MDITTDMLLAAVLGYTLGSIPFGLLLTKIAGMGDVRDIGSGNIGATNVLRTGNKGLAAATLLLDLGKGLLAVSLAWYWFWYDVGWTALFVVIGHCFPVWLRFKGGKGVATNAGVAFGLAWQIGLAYAGVWIAMLAIFRISSVAGISAVVAAVGAAWWIDKPTFVPSLAIIAAIIIALHRENIQRLIKGEEPRVGSKK comes from the coding sequence ATGGACATCACAACCGATATGCTGCTGGCAGCTGTATTGGGTTACACGCTCGGGTCCATTCCGTTTGGCCTGCTTCTCACCAAGATCGCCGGAATGGGCGATGTGCGCGATATCGGCAGCGGGAATATCGGGGCGACCAATGTCCTGCGCACGGGCAACAAGGGTCTGGCCGCGGCGACGCTGCTGCTCGATCTGGGCAAGGGGCTGCTGGCGGTCTCCCTCGCCTGGTACTGGTTCTGGTATGATGTAGGCTGGACGGCGCTGTTTGTAGTAATCGGCCACTGTTTCCCGGTCTGGCTGAGGTTCAAGGGCGGGAAGGGCGTGGCCACCAATGCGGGTGTCGCCTTTGGTCTCGCCTGGCAAATCGGGCTGGCTTATGCCGGGGTATGGATCGCGATGCTGGCGATTTTCCGAATCAGCTCTGTCGCCGGCATCAGCGCGGTTGTGGCAGCGGTTGGAGCCGCCTGGTGGATCGACAAACCTACTTTCGTGCCATCACTAGCGATCATCGCAGCCATCATCATCGCTCTCCACCGCGAAAACATCCAGCGTCTGATCAAGGGTGAGGAACCCAGGGTCGGCAGCAAGAAGTGA
- a CDS encoding endonuclease/exonuclease/phosphatase family protein translates to MTLIHGVRWKLKASADHRRFVAERLLGLKQALGDEIHGSTDENSLRLATWNLMHFGSGGGYDRTVESMFYIAEIIDHFDLVALQEINRDLRKLEDLVDNYLGNDWDYLVTDTSGGHGDRKDAGNDERLAFLYRKSKVSFRKEVGEIVLPEGQEIAAPDADGTSRHVQFARTPFTVAFRAGWLKFKLCTVHIFYGDSSNSSAKMRQRRDEIRKIAEFLAERQKRERDAMIDSAREANWAAPEEGGWASNYILLGDFNIVSPEHETMEALEGEGFTVATKPLKSNLGNNKHYDQIAYRAAHPDFEVVQSGVFDMLQHVYRDVDAAHYVETVKVPKLLEKGRKGAKAEGYFKRYYRRHQMSDHKLLWSEISIDYSEDYLQAVINEE, encoded by the coding sequence ATGACATTGATACACGGGGTCCGTTGGAAACTGAAAGCCAGCGCGGACCATCGCAGATTTGTGGCCGAGCGTCTGCTGGGTTTGAAGCAAGCCCTCGGAGACGAGATCCACGGCTCGACCGACGAAAACTCCCTTCGCCTTGCAACGTGGAACCTGATGCATTTCGGGAGTGGCGGCGGCTATGACCGCACCGTCGAGTCCATGTTCTATATCGCCGAGATCATCGATCATTTCGATCTGGTCGCACTTCAGGAAATCAACCGGGATCTGCGCAAGCTGGAAGACCTGGTAGACAATTATCTCGGCAATGACTGGGACTATCTCGTTACTGACACGTCCGGCGGGCACGGTGATCGCAAGGATGCTGGCAATGATGAACGGCTCGCATTCCTTTACCGCAAATCCAAAGTCAGTTTTCGCAAGGAAGTCGGCGAGATCGTGTTGCCCGAAGGCCAGGAAATCGCAGCTCCGGATGCCGATGGCACGTCCCGCCATGTACAGTTTGCGCGCACGCCTTTCACCGTCGCGTTCAGGGCAGGCTGGCTCAAATTCAAGCTTTGCACGGTCCACATCTTTTACGGCGACAGCAGCAACTCTTCGGCCAAGATGCGCCAACGCCGGGACGAGATTCGAAAAATCGCGGAATTTCTGGCTGAGCGGCAGAAGCGCGAACGCGATGCCATGATCGATTCCGCAAGAGAAGCCAATTGGGCAGCTCCCGAAGAGGGCGGCTGGGCGTCAAATTACATTCTGCTCGGCGATTTCAACATCGTTTCGCCAGAACATGAAACGATGGAAGCCCTGGAGGGCGAAGGCTTCACTGTCGCGACCAAACCGCTCAAATCCAATCTGGGCAACAACAAGCATTACGACCAGATCGCCTATCGTGCTGCGCACCCGGACTTTGAGGTGGTGCAATCCGGCGTTTTCGACATGCTGCAACATGTTTACCGCGATGTAGACGCGGCCCATTATGTCGAGACAGTCAAGGTGCCCAAGCTGCTGGAGAAGGGGCGCAAGGGCGCCAAAGCCGAGGGATATTTCAAACGCTATTACCGTCGCCATCAAATGTCGGACCACAAATTGCTGTGGAGCGAGATTTCCATCGACTATTCGGAGGATTATCTGCAGGCTGTCATCAACGAGGAATAG
- a CDS encoding LuxR C-terminal-related transcriptional regulator, translating to MQCMGPDSNSPPPSQSDDTEVTDPAAIPQPDQWVLDLIEASPIASVVSDPRLPDNPLVAINKAFADLTGYEESECVGRNCRFLSGSGTEPWLTEKIREGVREHKPVLVEILNYKKDGSPFRNAVLVAPIYDDTDELLYFLGSQVEVDDDQPNMGMARRERAAEMLKTLSPRQLQVTTLVASGLRNKQVAAELGLSEKTVKMHRGLVMEKLGLRTSADLVRIAVEAGI from the coding sequence ATGCAGTGTATGGGACCGGACTCAAACAGCCCTCCGCCGAGCCAATCGGATGACACGGAAGTCACTGATCCCGCTGCGATTCCGCAGCCCGATCAATGGGTGCTTGACCTGATTGAAGCGAGCCCGATCGCCTCGGTCGTGTCCGATCCCCGACTGCCCGACAATCCGCTGGTCGCCATCAACAAGGCATTTGCCGATCTGACCGGCTATGAAGAAAGCGAATGCGTCGGTCGCAATTGCCGGTTCCTGTCCGGATCGGGAACCGAACCATGGCTGACCGAAAAGATCCGTGAAGGCGTGCGCGAACATAAGCCGGTCTTGGTTGAGATCCTCAATTACAAGAAAGACGGATCGCCATTCCGCAACGCCGTCTTGGTCGCGCCGATTTACGATGACACAGACGAATTGCTCTATTTCCTCGGCAGCCAGGTCGAGGTTGACGATGACCAACCCAATATGGGTATGGCCCGCCGGGAAAGAGCGGCCGAGATGCTCAAAACGCTGTCTCCGCGTCAACTCCAGGTGACGACATTGGTCGCATCAGGCCTGCGCAACAAGCAAGTCGCGGCGGAGCTTGGCCTGTCTGAAAAGACGGTCAAGATGCACCGCGGCTTGGTGATGGAAAAGCTTGGCCTGCGGACAAGCGCTGATCTTGTGAGGATTGCGGTCGAAGCTGGAATCTAG
- a CDS encoding nitroreductase encodes MTETTMTYDEVVLGRRSIRGYLDKPVPQELIEEVLAMAMRSPSSMNTQPYHFHVITGEPLDRIRKGNTERILAGEPDSREFRKGHPFQGIHRDRQVGCAVQLFEAMGIERDDKEKRQDWVLRGFRQFDAPVCVIVTYDKELSDADDTVFDCGAATTALVNAAWSRGLGCVINSQGIMQSPVVREHAGIPDDQVIMKAVALGWPDPDFPANPVKITRREVSEAARFVGFD; translated from the coding sequence ATGACCGAAACAACCATGACCTATGACGAGGTCGTGCTCGGGCGGCGTTCGATACGCGGCTATCTGGACAAGCCAGTCCCGCAAGAATTGATCGAAGAGGTGTTGGCGATGGCGATGCGTTCGCCGTCTTCGATGAACACGCAGCCCTATCATTTTCATGTCATCACCGGTGAACCGCTCGACCGAATTCGCAAGGGCAATACCGAGCGCATTCTTGCAGGTGAACCGGACAGTCGGGAATTCCGCAAAGGGCATCCTTTCCAGGGCATCCACCGTGACCGTCAGGTGGGCTGCGCAGTCCAACTGTTCGAGGCGATGGGGATCGAGCGCGACGACAAGGAAAAGCGGCAGGACTGGGTGCTGCGCGGCTTCCGTCAATTCGATGCGCCGGTTTGCGTAATCGTTACCTATGACAAAGAGCTTTCCGACGCAGACGACACCGTATTTGACTGTGGCGCTGCCACCACTGCGCTGGTGAACGCGGCTTGGTCGCGCGGGCTCGGTTGCGTGATCAATTCGCAAGGGATCATGCAGTCTCCGGTAGTGCGCGAACATGCCGGCATTCCTGACGATCAGGTCATCATGAAGGCTGTCGCGCTGGGCTGGCCTGATCCGGATTTTCCCGCCAATCCGGTCAAGATCACTCGCCGCGAGGTTTCGGAGGCAGCGCGTTTCGTAGGGTTTGACTGA